From the Paenibacillus sp. FSL H8-0548 genome, one window contains:
- a CDS encoding HAMP domain-containing histidine kinase translates to MTLRKRFTLFTIFWLIFILILFNIFVYFYVIKITTESEEEVIANKVNLMLENPRIQSGRGLNYPELLNEYYNVNEMIRIIAPNNRVVNITGSDELLQQLPAAFEKHHHTGMISKGGERILFMRVPLYDGNQVIAMLEINRILDELDNYLQVLVAALSVTSGGAILFAIFGTYWFTSRLTAPIQQMVNTMREIDRSGKLRQIELSSREESAELLQLVRAFNQMIERLERTFAKQKQFVADASHELKTPLTVISSYAGMLKRWGSGDESLRNEAIEAIDKEANRLQNLTKSMLMLAEAEQEDWLQQELFDVVQVVDEIATMLQTTFGRPIRVKAMSKVVRMVGDKDKIRQLLVILLDNAIKYSKEPIDVTITLVRHIVKIEVKDKGMGIPENEIPHLFERFYRVDGARSRATGGVGLGLSIAKRIIDLHEGKVDVFSLPDLGTTITLQFKQRKQ, encoded by the coding sequence ATGACGCTGCGTAAACGGTTTACGCTTTTCACTATTTTTTGGTTAATTTTTATTTTGATTTTGTTTAATATTTTCGTTTATTTTTATGTGATCAAGATTACGACCGAGAGTGAAGAAGAGGTTATTGCAAACAAGGTTAATCTCATGCTGGAAAATCCCCGAATTCAGAGTGGCCGAGGATTAAACTATCCGGAGCTGCTCAATGAGTATTATAACGTAAACGAAATGATTCGTATTATTGCGCCTAATAACAGGGTTGTTAATATTACGGGCTCAGACGAGCTTCTTCAGCAGCTTCCTGCGGCCTTTGAGAAGCATCACCATACAGGTATGATCTCGAAGGGCGGGGAACGTATTTTGTTCATGCGTGTACCGTTATACGATGGAAATCAAGTCATTGCGATGCTTGAGATCAATCGTATTTTGGACGAGCTGGACAATTATTTGCAAGTTCTGGTCGCTGCGCTTAGCGTCACGAGCGGAGGAGCGATTCTTTTTGCGATATTCGGTACATATTGGTTTACTTCCAGACTTACGGCACCTATTCAGCAAATGGTCAACACGATGCGAGAGATTGATCGCAGCGGTAAGCTTAGACAAATCGAGTTAAGCAGCCGTGAAGAATCTGCGGAGCTGCTGCAGCTAGTCCGTGCCTTTAATCAGATGATTGAAAGGCTGGAGCGTACCTTTGCGAAGCAGAAGCAATTCGTAGCCGATGCCTCCCATGAGCTTAAGACGCCGCTGACGGTTATTAGCAGCTATGCTGGTATGCTAAAGCGATGGGGGAGTGGCGATGAGAGTCTGCGAAATGAGGCAATCGAGGCCATTGATAAGGAAGCGAATCGTTTGCAAAACTTAACGAAGTCGATGCTTATGCTTGCCGAAGCAGAGCAGGAGGATTGGCTGCAGCAGGAGTTGTTTGACGTTGTCCAAGTTGTAGATGAAATCGCAACGATGCTGCAGACAACCTTTGGCCGTCCGATTCGAGTGAAGGCTATGTCTAAGGTCGTTCGCATGGTCGGAGATAAGGACAAAATTAGGCAGCTGCTCGTTATTTTGCTGGATAATGCCATCAAATACTCGAAGGAACCAATTGACGTTACGATCACGCTTGTCAGACATATTGTCAAAATTGAGGTTAAGGACAAAGGCATGGGCATTCCCGAGAACGAGATTCCCCATTTATTTGAACGCTTCTACCGCGTAGACGGGGCAAGAAGCAGGGCGACTGGCGGGGTAGGTCTGGGCTTATCCATAGCTAAACGTATTATTGATTTGCATGAAGGAAAGGTAGATGTGTTTAGTTTGCCTGATTTAGGCACGACGATAACACTTCAGTTCAAGCAGCGTAAACAATAA
- a CDS encoding alpha/beta hydrolase-fold protein produces the protein MTDERYLKRTIVKETVPSRYLPEQARNLRIFLPPGYNEVLSYPVVYCQDGEDFFNFGRIATTATKLILDEGLEPFIIVGVDVDKKLRTEEYTPDGNRHANYIRFFAEELLPFVEERYAVRQVPEHRLLAGDSLGGSVSLHLALAYPQLFSQVLSLSGAFYGVSQNIISEQTDLSWLNIYMIVGLQEDAYETDRGVFDFVALNRNARALLDLKQATIFYEEKDGKHQWGFWQKELDKALSYFIEIE, from the coding sequence ATGACAGATGAGCGATATTTAAAAAGAACGATTGTAAAAGAAACGGTGCCTAGCCGCTATTTGCCTGAGCAAGCTCGTAATTTACGAATCTTTTTGCCGCCGGGCTACAACGAGGTGCTGAGCTACCCTGTTGTATATTGTCAGGATGGCGAGGATTTTTTTAACTTCGGACGAATTGCCACTACGGCAACAAAATTGATTTTGGACGAAGGGCTAGAGCCTTTCATTATCGTTGGCGTTGATGTCGACAAAAAACTACGCACGGAGGAATATACGCCTGACGGTAATCGACATGCGAACTATATTCGTTTTTTTGCAGAAGAGCTGCTTCCTTTCGTTGAAGAACGTTATGCCGTGAGACAAGTGCCTGAGCATCGCTTGCTCGCAGGTGATTCTCTTGGAGGCTCGGTTTCTCTGCATTTGGCGCTTGCCTATCCACAGCTATTTTCACAGGTTTTGTCCTTGTCCGGTGCGTTCTATGGCGTCTCTCAAAATATAATTTCTGAGCAAACCGATCTTAGCTGGCTGAACATCTACATGATCGTCGGCTTGCAGGAGGATGCTTATGAGACTGATCGCGGCGTATTTGACTTCGTTGCATTAAATCGTAATGCAAGAGCACTTCTAGACCTTAAGCAGGCGACCATTTTCTATGAAGAGAAGGACGGGAAGCATCAATGGGGCTTTTGGCAAAAGGAGCTAGACAAGGCATTATCCTATTTTATCGAAATTGAATAA
- a CDS encoding trimeric intracellular cation channel family protein: protein MYGKRGAIAVSIDIFGVFSIIGTIAFALSGAVVAMEEEYDILGVFVLGLVTAFGGGVVRNLLIGMPVTSLWSQGYLLKIAMIAMTIAFLLPVVWIQRWRKSEAFFDAIGLSAFAIQGALYATQMKHPISAVLVAAMLTGIGGGIIRDVLAGRKPLVLKDEIYAVWAMLAGLVIGLGWLKSTAELLFLFVMIISFRMLSVHYKWKLPRRSLNINTTQEQQKRGN from the coding sequence ATGTACGGGAAGCGAGGAGCTATTGCGGTGAGTATCGACATTTTTGGAGTTTTCAGTATTATTGGTACAATTGCATTCGCATTGAGCGGAGCAGTAGTAGCAATGGAGGAAGAGTACGATATTTTAGGGGTTTTCGTGCTTGGCCTTGTTACCGCATTTGGCGGTGGTGTTGTCCGCAATTTATTGATCGGTATGCCGGTTACTTCGCTCTGGAGCCAAGGCTATCTATTGAAAATCGCAATGATTGCCATGACTATTGCCTTTTTGCTTCCTGTCGTGTGGATTCAGCGGTGGAGGAAGAGTGAAGCTTTTTTTGATGCTATCGGTTTATCTGCGTTTGCCATTCAAGGCGCTTTATATGCAACACAGATGAAGCACCCGATTAGTGCTGTGCTTGTTGCAGCCATGTTAACTGGCATCGGAGGGGGCATTATCCGCGATGTGCTTGCCGGCCGCAAGCCGCTGGTGCTGAAGGATGAAATTTATGCGGTATGGGCGATGCTTGCAGGGCTTGTTATCGGCCTTGGCTGGCTAAAGTCGACGGCAGAGCTATTATTTCTATTTGTTATGATAATTAGCTTCCGGATGTTGTCTGTCCATTACAAGTGGAAGCTCCCGCGGCGCTCCCTTAATATCAATACTACTCAAGAGCAACAGAAAAGAGGCAACTAA
- a CDS encoding thiamine diphosphokinase: MMQPRIIICTGGQLGSWALEHIETTDVLIGADSGARFLISHGFRPDISIGDFDSVSEEDLIAIRENSGQTIACDPIDKNYTDTEMAVRLALDMQPRELILLGALGTRFDHSLANVHLLALAAAQQVQAAIIDDHNKISLIQDQTTIEKQGFPNVSLLPLSMRVEGITLHGFQYPLTEAELTIGQSLGISNVLTAAFGTIRICEGLLLVIQSRD; encoded by the coding sequence ATGATGCAGCCTCGAATTATTATTTGCACAGGTGGTCAGCTTGGCAGTTGGGCACTTGAACACATAGAAACTACCGATGTGCTTATTGGAGCAGACAGCGGTGCTCGTTTTCTTATTTCACATGGTTTCCGCCCTGATATTTCTATTGGTGACTTTGATTCTGTCTCGGAGGAGGATCTTATCGCCATTCGAGAAAATAGCGGACAAACGATTGCATGTGATCCCATCGACAAAAACTATACCGATACCGAAATGGCAGTGCGATTAGCATTGGACATGCAGCCACGCGAGCTTATACTTCTTGGAGCGCTTGGCACCCGCTTTGATCATTCTTTGGCAAACGTGCATTTGCTTGCTCTAGCCGCTGCTCAGCAAGTACAAGCAGCGATTATCGATGATCACAACAAAATCTCGCTTATCCAAGACCAAACCACGATTGAGAAGCAAGGCTTTCCCAATGTATCGCTGCTCCCGCTTTCCATGCGTGTAGAAGGGATTACGCTGCATGGCTTTCAGTACCCATTGACCGAAGCTGAATTGACAATTGGACAGTCACTTGGGATCAGCAACGTGCTGACTGCTGCTTTTGGAACGATTCGAATATGCGAAGGACTATTGCTTGTCATTCAAAGCAGGGACTAA
- a CDS encoding carbon-nitrogen hydrolase family protein has translation MKFRTAAVQYMLADISSFEQFAEQVTHYVRNASEYGVQFILFPEFLTTQLLSIGDEAGQALTIDRLPDFTEDYLKLFRSLASEYSVYIVGGTHVIKTSDGSLRNAAHLFHPNGKVDVQHKIHITPSEVEGWNMSAGEGLEVFDTAFGTIAMLTCYDIEFPEIVRMARAKGADVVFCPSCTDDRHGFYRVRYCCHARAVENQVYIVTTGTVGSLRKVDLMRANFGQAAIIAPNDIPFPPAGILSEGIINDDMLVVADLDLALLEEVRAKGSVTTWRDRRTDLYTDWQ, from the coding sequence ATGAAGTTTCGGACGGCAGCCGTTCAATATATGCTTGCCGATATTAGCTCATTTGAGCAATTCGCTGAGCAAGTTACCCATTATGTACGAAATGCTTCGGAGTATGGGGTGCAATTTATTTTGTTCCCTGAGTTTCTGACGACCCAATTGCTATCGATTGGAGATGAGGCGGGACAAGCGTTAACGATAGATAGGCTTCCTGATTTTACGGAGGACTATCTGAAATTGTTTCGTTCGCTTGCTTCCGAGTACTCGGTTTATATTGTTGGGGGAACCCACGTCATCAAAACTTCGGACGGAAGCTTGCGAAACGCGGCGCATCTCTTTCATCCAAATGGCAAAGTCGATGTTCAACATAAAATTCATATTACCCCTTCTGAGGTAGAGGGCTGGAATATGTCTGCGGGCGAAGGGCTTGAGGTGTTTGACACAGCATTTGGCACGATTGCGATGCTTACCTGCTACGATATCGAATTTCCTGAAATCGTAAGAATGGCTCGTGCGAAAGGGGCGGACGTTGTTTTTTGTCCTTCCTGTACGGACGATCGTCATGGGTTCTATCGAGTCCGATATTGCTGTCATGCCAGAGCTGTCGAAAATCAAGTGTATATTGTGACTACAGGTACGGTCGGCTCGCTTCGCAAGGTAGATCTTATGCGTGCTAACTTTGGACAGGCTGCAATTATTGCACCCAATGACATCCCTTTCCCGCCGGCGGGTATTTTGAGTGAAGGAATCATTAATGACGATATGCTTGTCGTTGCAGATCTTGATTTGGCGCTTCTGGAGGAAGTAAGGGCAAAGGGCTCTGTTACAACCTGGCGCGATCGTAGAACTGATTTGTATACGGATTGGCAATGA
- a CDS encoding GNAT family N-acetyltransferase: MMHKELYLFVDGKPQKTVIRNYSHTDFDSLIDVQRASFPPPFPEELWWNKEQLAEHVIRFPAGALCAEVGNQLVGSMTALLVNMDDYGDNHDWETITGGGYIRNHNSNGDTLYVVDICVIPEYRKTGIGKWLMQSMYETVVQLGLRRLLGGGRMPGYGAYAHELSPENYLDQVISGERKDPVITFLLRCGRMPAGVAHHYLEDEQSNHCAAIMEWRNPFI; encoded by the coding sequence ATGATGCACAAAGAGCTATATTTATTTGTTGACGGCAAACCTCAAAAAACGGTAATCCGCAATTATAGTCATACAGATTTTGATTCCTTGATTGATGTGCAGCGAGCAAGCTTTCCTCCGCCCTTCCCAGAGGAGCTTTGGTGGAATAAAGAGCAGTTGGCTGAGCATGTGATTCGTTTTCCAGCAGGTGCTTTATGTGCAGAGGTCGGCAATCAGTTGGTCGGCTCCATGACTGCCTTGCTTGTGAATATGGACGATTACGGTGATAACCATGACTGGGAAACGATAACGGGCGGCGGATATATTCGAAACCATAATTCGAATGGAGATACGCTATACGTTGTTGATATTTGTGTCATCCCGGAATATCGCAAAACCGGCATCGGCAAATGGCTGATGCAAAGCATGTATGAAACGGTCGTACAGCTAGGGCTTCGCAGGCTGCTTGGCGGTGGTCGAATGCCAGGCTACGGCGCTTATGCACATGAGCTGTCACCGGAGAATTATCTGGATCAGGTAATCTCAGGCGAGAGGAAGGATCCTGTCATTACCTTCTTGCTCAGATGCGGCAGAATGCCTGCTGGTGTTGCCCATCACTATTTAGAAGACGAGCAGTCCAACCACTGCGCAGCCATTATGGAGTGGCGCAATCCATTTATATAA
- a CDS encoding GNAT family acetyltransferase, with protein MLIYHRIRSIEDHYFGPLHKLLQTIFPPEEVLAYELWREPLEDPTIHVYVAIHEGEVVGSTEYRYYPDLRVAMTDFTIIGKPSLGIGRFLLRNRERDLVKLAEQSGTTPLGMFAEVYDPYRAEEHAFGGVSPMNPYVRREVLSHIGYKRIAFPYVHPSWDHEGQAVAELDLCFLPQDEELSVIAASLVATFLEGYYSALPNKPAEWISMMETIRGMDTLELLPL; from the coding sequence ATGCTCATCTATCATCGAATTCGTTCCATTGAAGACCATTATTTTGGACCATTACATAAGCTTCTGCAAACGATCTTCCCACCAGAAGAGGTGCTGGCATATGAGCTCTGGCGAGAGCCGCTCGAAGATCCCACGATTCATGTTTATGTCGCCATTCATGAAGGCGAAGTCGTTGGTTCAACGGAATATCGTTACTATCCCGATCTTCGTGTAGCCATGACTGATTTTACGATTATAGGCAAGCCTTCCTTGGGTATTGGACGTTTTCTGCTCCGTAATCGCGAGCGTGATTTAGTGAAGCTTGCAGAGCAATCGGGCACTACTCCGCTTGGCATGTTTGCTGAAGTATATGACCCTTATCGTGCTGAGGAGCATGCATTTGGCGGGGTATCGCCGATGAATCCGTATGTTCGCCGCGAGGTTTTATCGCATATAGGCTATAAACGTATTGCATTCCCTTATGTACATCCGTCTTGGGACCATGAAGGGCAAGCCGTTGCAGAGCTGGATCTATGCTTTCTTCCGCAGGATGAAGAGCTTTCAGTGATCGCGGCATCACTTGTGGCGACATTTTTAGAAGGTTATTATTCAGCTTTGCCGAATAAGCCAGCGGAATGGATCAGCATGATGGAAACCATTCGTGGAATGGACACTTTAGAGCTGCTTCCGTTATGA
- a CDS encoding MBL fold metallo-hydrolase, which translates to MTRLIFRGTGDSMGVPRIYCDCEVCSESRAEGVNRRLRSSLQIEDQDAGTVWIDCGPDFGKQLEAASLRTLNTLLITHAHFDHIGGLAEWADACRWLNKQGIAYAPSEVISEIVERFPWLVRHIQFRPFDEPIMLGKWQTTSWRVNHGKNGYAYAFRFEHVETGCTWVYCSDSIGLTDEQQKPLADLDLLVLGTSFYHEPFAYETRSVYDVVEATDLIAKWKPKQTIFTHMSHDIDLRRNYALPDHLQFARTGMIVRL; encoded by the coding sequence ATGACTAGACTAATCTTTAGAGGAACAGGCGATTCTATGGGAGTACCGCGTATATATTGTGATTGCGAGGTGTGCAGTGAATCACGCGCCGAGGGTGTCAATCGGCGGCTAAGATCATCTCTACAGATCGAAGATCAGGATGCGGGTACTGTATGGATTGATTGCGGCCCGGATTTCGGGAAGCAATTAGAGGCTGCAAGCCTGCGTACCCTTAATACGCTGCTAATTACACACGCGCATTTCGACCATATTGGCGGACTTGCGGAATGGGCAGATGCATGCCGGTGGCTGAATAAACAAGGAATTGCCTACGCTCCTTCGGAAGTTATTTCGGAAATTGTAGAGAGATTCCCATGGCTTGTTCGCCATATTCAATTCCGCCCCTTTGATGAACCGATCATGCTAGGCAAATGGCAGACAACAAGTTGGCGTGTTAATCATGGTAAAAATGGTTATGCCTATGCCTTTCGCTTCGAGCACGTTGAGACGGGCTGCACATGGGTATACTGCTCCGACTCCATTGGCCTAACGGATGAGCAGCAGAAGCCGCTAGCTGACTTGGATTTGCTGGTACTTGGCACTAGCTTCTACCATGAACCGTTCGCGTATGAAACCAGATCGGTATATGATGTGGTCGAAGCTACAGATCTTATTGCGAAGTGGAAGCCAAAGCAAACCATTTTTACTCATATGTCGCATGATATCGATCTGCGTCGAAATTATGCACTCCCTGACCATTTGCAATTTGCTCGAACGGGAATGATTGTTCGTTTATAA
- a CDS encoding low molecular weight protein-tyrosine-phosphatase, which yields MKKRILFVCLGNICRSPMAEAVMRHQVKLAQLSEQIEVDSAGTGDWHVGHPPHEGTRSQLDEHQISYEGMQARLVLSSDFDAFDYIVCMDTNNLRDVRSLLSEEQGGHQKLFTFMELLPDQGIADVPDPYYDGNFTFVYELVENGCKELLKRVQADMSLS from the coding sequence ATGAAGAAGCGTATTTTATTCGTATGTCTAGGCAATATTTGCAGATCTCCGATGGCAGAAGCGGTTATGCGCCATCAAGTTAAGCTGGCTCAATTATCCGAGCAAATTGAGGTCGATTCCGCTGGAACCGGTGATTGGCATGTGGGGCATCCCCCTCATGAAGGAACAAGAAGCCAGCTGGATGAGCATCAGATTTCATACGAGGGCATGCAGGCTCGCTTAGTATTATCCTCGGATTTTGATGCCTTCGATTATATTGTATGCATGGACACGAACAATCTCCGTGACGTACGGTCACTGCTCTCGGAAGAGCAAGGCGGACATCAAAAGCTGTTTACCTTTATGGAGTTATTGCCTGATCAAGGAATAGCCGATGTGCCTGATCCTTATTACGATGGAAATTTCACATTTGTTTACGAGCTGGTAGAGAACGGCTGCAAGGAGCTGTTGAAGCGAGTACAGGCGGATATGAGCTTATCGTAA
- the pdhA gene encoding pyruvate dehydrogenase (acetyl-transferring) E1 component subunit alpha produces the protein MSKLPYEVQTEPVTPLSVLSLDGEVVNPEFLPELSDDQLKEVMYRMVFTRTWDERAVNLGRQGRLGFYAPVSGQEASMVGSEYALNKDDFICPGYRDMPQLVWHGLPLYKAFLYSRGHQEGGRIPEDVHVLMPQIIIGAQVLHATGVAMAFKKKNEKRVAITYTGDGGSSEGDFYEGMNFAGVYKLPVIYAVQNNGYAITTPFAKQTAALSIAHKAVAAGIKGVQVDGMDVLAVIKAVQEAAERGRNGEGATLIEILTYRFRPHSMADDTTKYRTKEEEAEWALKDPLVRFGKYLEKKGLWSDEDTNRVKEEAKATVNEHIKKAETVEKMTVAGLIDSMFETTPKHLEEQKADFQ, from the coding sequence ATGAGCAAACTGCCATACGAAGTTCAAACAGAACCGGTAACTCCGCTTTCTGTCTTGTCACTCGACGGGGAAGTTGTTAATCCGGAATTTTTACCGGAATTGTCTGATGATCAGCTAAAAGAAGTAATGTACCGCATGGTATTTACCCGTACTTGGGATGAGCGCGCAGTTAATCTGGGTCGTCAAGGCAGACTTGGTTTCTACGCACCAGTATCCGGTCAAGAAGCATCGATGGTAGGCAGTGAATATGCCCTGAACAAAGATGATTTTATTTGTCCAGGCTACCGTGATATGCCACAGCTTGTATGGCACGGCTTGCCGCTGTACAAAGCATTCCTATATTCCCGCGGCCATCAAGAGGGCGGCCGTATTCCTGAGGATGTACATGTCCTCATGCCGCAAATTATTATTGGGGCGCAGGTGCTGCACGCAACAGGCGTTGCGATGGCATTTAAGAAAAAGAATGAAAAACGTGTAGCGATCACATATACAGGCGACGGTGGTTCTTCCGAAGGCGATTTCTATGAAGGCATGAACTTTGCAGGTGTTTATAAGCTGCCTGTTATCTATGCTGTTCAAAACAATGGCTACGCCATTACGACACCATTCGCTAAGCAAACTGCAGCGCTGTCCATAGCGCATAAAGCTGTAGCAGCAGGTATCAAAGGCGTGCAAGTTGACGGTATGGACGTACTTGCTGTTATTAAAGCAGTACAAGAAGCAGCAGAGCGCGGTCGCAATGGCGAAGGCGCAACGTTGATCGAGATTTTAACTTATCGTTTCCGTCCGCATTCCATGGCGGATGACACGACTAAATATCGTACAAAAGAAGAAGAAGCAGAATGGGCGCTTAAAGATCCGCTGGTTCGTTTCGGCAAGTATTTAGAGAAAAAAGGCTTATGGTCAGATGAAGATACGAACCGTGTGAAAGAAGAAGCGAAAGCGACTGTAAACGAGCACATCAAAAAAGCGGAAACAGTTGAGAAAATGACTGTAGCAGGCTTGATCGATAGCATGTTTGAAACAACACCGAAACATCTGGAAGAGCAAAAGGCTGATTTTCAATAG
- a CDS encoding DNA mismatch repair protein MutS has product MNHASWKRLEFDKVKEAVVSNTVSPAGRLLAERLEPSTKLRQVAAWLEETEEAAHLLASGASIPLSAMEGIEPFLALLGKGRIYNEQELEQVSVWLTSVVQMKRYMNSKRNIAPTIAAYAESMYDCPELREELSRCIRYGLITDQASADLAYIRRHIYASEDKIQKKMEHALSKYRPSLQEPVISKRRDRFVIAVKRELRKQVPGTVWDESASGQTLFVEPLDVAELQAELQQWKAVEERERTVILARLSELAESFSYELLRNVEAMAAFDFITARAKLSRSYDGQKMTLSEQPVIRFINARHPLLGQNSVPLQIELGYDWRQLIITGPNTGGKTATLKTIGLFVLMVQSGLLVPVEKGSEMGVFQHVLADVGDGQSLEQSLSTFSSHITVLREMLQVAGPRALLLLDELAAGTDPSEGIALSIALLEQLLKKEALTAATTHFNEIKAFATRTHGCQNGRMAFDAETLKPLYRLEMGEAGDSHAFAIARRFGLPEEVMQRAEQLLIRKEAILSPELANAFNDCEQGGGNLESSTTETTKRSNAVKSNAATGDPQINKPVRAFEKGDAVWIYPLRRMGVVFQPADERGNVIVQVQGQKLSFKHKRMRLYIAKTELYPGEDYDLDIVFESKENRKTRKLMNRKYVEGLMIETPAENQE; this is encoded by the coding sequence ATGAATCATGCATCATGGAAAAGATTAGAGTTCGATAAAGTAAAAGAAGCGGTAGTAAGCAATACGGTATCACCAGCAGGACGCTTGCTGGCTGAGAGATTGGAGCCAAGCACTAAGCTTCGTCAAGTAGCAGCATGGCTGGAGGAAACCGAGGAGGCGGCCCACTTGCTAGCAAGCGGGGCAAGTATTCCGCTATCTGCAATGGAAGGGATTGAACCATTTTTAGCGCTGCTGGGCAAAGGAAGGATATATAACGAACAGGAGCTCGAGCAAGTGTCAGTGTGGCTTACATCGGTCGTGCAAATGAAAAGATATATGAATAGCAAGCGAAATATTGCGCCGACGATAGCCGCCTATGCGGAGTCCATGTATGATTGTCCCGAGCTTCGTGAGGAGCTCAGCCGTTGTATCCGGTATGGTCTAATTACTGATCAGGCCAGCGCCGACTTAGCTTATATTCGCAGGCATATTTACGCATCAGAGGACAAAATACAGAAAAAAATGGAGCATGCGCTCAGTAAATATCGACCGTCCTTGCAGGAGCCCGTTATTAGCAAGCGTCGAGATCGATTTGTTATTGCTGTAAAAAGGGAGCTTCGCAAGCAAGTGCCGGGTACGGTATGGGATGAATCGGCCAGCGGTCAGACCTTGTTTGTTGAACCTCTTGATGTTGCCGAGCTTCAAGCTGAATTGCAGCAATGGAAAGCAGTGGAGGAGAGAGAGCGAACCGTCATCTTAGCTCGTTTATCCGAGCTCGCAGAATCGTTCTCTTATGAGCTGCTTCGCAATGTTGAAGCGATGGCTGCTTTTGATTTCATTACAGCTCGCGCAAAGCTATCCCGTTCTTATGATGGTCAAAAAATGACCTTATCGGAGCAACCCGTCATTCGTTTTATTAATGCGCGTCATCCGTTATTGGGACAAAATAGTGTTCCTCTACAAATTGAGCTTGGTTATGACTGGAGACAGCTTATTATTACAGGCCCTAACACTGGCGGCAAGACGGCAACCTTGAAGACCATTGGCTTATTTGTACTCATGGTGCAATCAGGGCTGCTTGTACCCGTCGAAAAGGGCAGTGAAATGGGTGTATTTCAGCATGTGCTTGCGGATGTGGGGGATGGACAAAGTCTGGAACAATCGCTTAGCACCTTCTCTTCTCATATCACAGTGCTGAGAGAGATGCTGCAGGTTGCAGGCCCGAGGGCTTTGCTGCTGCTCGACGAGCTTGCAGCAGGTACAGATCCTTCGGAAGGAATAGCACTCTCTATTGCCTTGTTAGAGCAGCTGTTGAAGAAGGAAGCACTCACTGCGGCTACTACACATTTCAATGAAATCAAAGCATTTGCAACTCGTACACATGGGTGCCAGAACGGGAGAATGGCCTTTGATGCGGAGACGTTAAAGCCACTGTATCGTTTGGAGATGGGGGAGGCGGGAGATAGTCATGCGTTCGCCATCGCAAGGCGCTTCGGTCTTCCGGAAGAGGTTATGCAGCGTGCGGAGCAATTGCTTATACGGAAAGAAGCGATTCTGTCACCTGAGTTGGCGAATGCATTTAACGATTGTGAACAAGGCGGCGGAAATTTGGAATCTTCGACAACCGAAACAACCAAAAGAAGCAATGCGGTAAAATCAAACGCAGCTACTGGTGATCCACAAATAAATAAACCGGTTCGAGCATTCGAAAAAGGAGACGCGGTATGGATTTATCCATTGCGACGCATGGGCGTTGTATTTCAACCAGCAGACGAGCGAGGAAATGTAATTGTGCAGGTACAAGGCCAAAAACTCAGTTTCAAGCATAAGCGAATGAGACTTTATATTGCAAAAACAGAGCTTTATCCCGGTGAGGACTATGATTTGGATATTGTATTTGAATCTAAAGAAAACAGAAAGACTCGCAAGCTGATGAACCGCAAATATGTAGAAGGACTTATGATCGAGACACCGGCGGAAAATCAAGAGTAA